From Scomber scombrus chromosome 9, fScoSco1.1, whole genome shotgun sequence, one genomic window encodes:
- the egr1 gene encoding early growth response protein 1, with product MAAAKTEMILPTLQISEPLSFPHSPMDNYPKLEEVMMLSSAGTPFLTASAPEGAGFGSGEPGEQYDHLAGDTLPDIPFNCEKSVAEQAYQTQKLPPISYTGRFTLEPATSCSNSLWAEPILGLFTGLMGNIPSSSTSSSAASLTISSSPSSIPSSSTSSSSTSSSSQSSSLSSSIHHSEPNPIYSAAPTYSSPNSDIFPDQGQSFSNSVGTVQYPPPAYPNSKTCSTSFPVPMIPDYLFPQQQGEISLVPPDQKPFQSQSSQPSLTPLSTIKAFATQTGSQDLKNVYQSQLIKPSRMRKYPTRPSKTPPHERPYACPVETCDRRFSRSDELTRHIRIHTGQKPFQCRICMRNFSRSDHLTTHIRTHTGEKPFACEICGRKFARSDERKRHTKIHLRQKDKKAEKAGAVVVTAAPVSAPSPASSYPSPITSYPSPVSSYPSPVTSCYSSPVHTSYPSPSIATTYPSVSMSSTFQSQVASSFPSSVASNIYSSPVPTPLSDMQTTLSPRTIEIC from the exons ATGGCTGCAGCCAAGACCGAGATGATCCTCCCAACCCTGCAAATCTCAGAGCCTCTGAGCTTCCCTCACTCCCCCATGGATAACTACCCCAAGCTGGAGGAGGTGATGATGCTCAGCTCTGCAGGGACCCCCTTCCTCACCGCCTCTGCACCCGAAGGTGCAGGCTTTGGCTCTGGAGAGCCAGGGGAGCAGTACGACCACCTTGCTGGAG ATACGTTACCTGATATCCCCTTCAACTGTGAGAAGTCAGTGGCGGAGCAGGCCTACCAAACTCAGAAGCTGCCCCCCATCTCTTACACAGGCCGCTTCACTCTGGAGCCCGCAACCTCCTGCAGCAACAGCCTCTGGGCGGAGCCAATCTTGGGCCTGTTCACTGGTCTGATGGGCAATATTCCTTCCagctccacctcttcctctgctgcctCACTGACCATCTCGTCCTCCCCTTCATCCATCCcatcctcctccacttcctcctcttctacctcctcctcatctcagAGCTCCAGCCTCAGTTCCTCCATCCACCACAGCGAGCCCAACCCCATCTACTCAGCCGCCCCGACCTACTCCAGCCCCAACTCTGACATCTTCCCAGATCAGGGCCAGTCTTTTTCCAACTCAGTGGGAACAGTGCAGTACCCTCCTCCTGCCTACCCTAATAGCAAGACCTGCAGCACAAGCTTCCCTGTACCCATGATTCCTGACTACCTCTTCCCTCAGCAGCAGGGAGAGATCAGCCTTGTGCCCCCTGACCAGAAGCCCTTCCAGAGTCAGTCAAGCCAGCCCTCCCTCACCCCTTTGTCCACCATCAAGGCCTTCGCCACCCAGACTGGTTCTCAGGACCTAAAGAACGTCTACCAGTCCCAGCTGATTAAGCCCAGCCGCATGCGCAAGTACCCCACCCGGCCAAGCAAGACACCTCCACATGAGAGGCCCTACGCTTGCCCCGTGGAGACCTGTGATCGTCGCTTCTCACGCTCTGATGAGCTGACACGCCACATTCGCATCCACACAGGCCAGAAACCCTTCCAATGCCGCATCTGCATGCGCAACTTCAGCCGCAGCGACCACCTGACAACACACATCCGCACTCACACTGGTGAGAAGCCCTTCGCCTGCGAGATCTGTGGACGCAAGTTCGCCCGCAGTGACGAGAGGAAGAGGCACACAAAGATCCACCTACGGCAGAAGGACAAGAAAGCAGAGAAGGCAGGAGCAGTGGTGGTAACTGCAGCGCCGGTATCGGCTCCCTCACCTGCTTCCAGCTACCCCTCTCCCATCACCTCATACCCCTCTCCAGTGTCTTCTTACCCCTCTCCCGTCACCTCGTGTTACTCCTCTCCCGTTCACACTTCCTATCCATCTCCTTCCATCGCTACCACCTACCCATCAGTCTCCATGTCCAGCACCTTTCAGTCCCAGGTAGCCTCTTCCTTCCCCTCTTCAGTTGCCTCCAACATCTACAGCTCCCCCGTCCCAACCCCCCTATCAGACATGCAGACCACTCTCTCCCCAAGGACAATCGAGATTTgctaa